A window of Pseudomonas guangdongensis contains these coding sequences:
- a CDS encoding phosphoribosylaminoimidazolesuccinocarboxamide synthase — protein sequence MSTPTTLSLKKIYSGKVRDLYEIDDKRMLMVASDRLSAFDVILEQPIPEKGKILTAISNFWFDKLKDLVPNHFTGDRVEDVVPAAELALVEGRAVVAKRLKPVPVEAIVRGYLVGSGWKEYQKSGTVCGIALPAGLKEAAKLPQPIFTPSTKAAVGDHDENISFAQCETLIGAELAAQVRDTAIALYSAAVEYAATRGILIADTKFEFGLDEDGTLTLMDEALTPDSSRFWPADSYAEGSNPPSFDKQFVRDWLESTGWNKQPPAPAVPAEVAQKTADKYREALTRLTR from the coding sequence ATGAGCACACCCACCACCCTGAGCCTGAAGAAGATCTACTCGGGCAAGGTCCGCGACCTCTACGAAATCGACGACAAGCGCATGCTGATGGTGGCCAGCGATCGCCTGTCGGCCTTCGACGTCATCCTCGAGCAGCCGATCCCGGAGAAGGGCAAGATCCTCACCGCGATCTCCAACTTCTGGTTCGACAAGCTCAAGGATCTGGTGCCCAACCACTTCACCGGCGACAGGGTCGAGGACGTGGTGCCGGCCGCCGAGCTGGCGCTGGTGGAAGGTCGCGCGGTAGTCGCCAAGCGTCTCAAGCCGGTGCCGGTGGAAGCCATCGTGCGCGGCTACCTGGTCGGCTCCGGCTGGAAGGAATACCAGAAGAGCGGCACCGTCTGCGGCATCGCCCTGCCGGCCGGCCTCAAGGAAGCGGCCAAGCTGCCGCAGCCGATCTTCACCCCCTCGACCAAGGCCGCCGTCGGCGATCACGACGAGAATATTTCCTTCGCCCAGTGCGAGACGCTGATCGGCGCCGAGCTGGCCGCCCAGGTGCGCGACACCGCCATCGCCCTGTACAGCGCGGCGGTCGAGTACGCGGCGACCCGCGGCATCCTCATCGCCGACACCAAGTTCGAGTTCGGCCTCGACGAGGACGGTACCCTGACCCTGATGGACGAGGCGCTGACCCCCGACTCCAGCCGTTTCTGGCCGGCCGACAGCTACGCCGAGGGCAGCAACCCGCCGAGCTTCGACAAGCAGTTCGTCCGCGACTGGCTGGAGTCCACCGGCTGGAACAAGCAGCCGCCGGCCCCGGCGGTGCCCGCCGAAGTGGCGCAGAAGACCGCCGACAAGTACCGCGAGGCGCTGACCCGGCTGACCCGCTGA
- a CDS encoding YbfB/YjiJ family MFS transporter, with protein MTVIRSNLLPVLLAGAAVLLVVHTLGRFIYTPLLPWLVEDGLLTLRQGADIASWNYLGYLAGALLAIRWHRIAQIRRCLPAGLALHVLTTLLQTQASDPDLLAALRLVNGLCNGLVFVQAPALILEWLARQNSASASGLVYLGVGGGLLISSAMVSLSADWLHGPARWWPAALLSLPLAWWGWRQLARLDTPEHAAPSGQAAPSGRLLDRSSIPLFLAYAGAGMGYILPMTFLPMLARLQLEAGSFLVGGSWLLVALATLIAPWLWNRAGARLGDKRALQVNYLIQLAGVLAALLLPGASGIVLCALLVGSTFLGTVLLTQRLGRSLQPHQGPRISAAMIALYSVAQLAGPWLTSQWLNQGGSLHSAFWLGAGALAWGFAWMLAVPAQQQA; from the coding sequence ATGACCGTCATCCGCTCCAACCTGTTGCCGGTGCTGCTCGCCGGTGCCGCCGTGCTGCTGGTGGTACACACCCTCGGCCGCTTCATCTACACCCCGCTGCTGCCATGGCTGGTCGAGGACGGCCTGCTGACCCTGCGCCAGGGCGCCGACATCGCCAGCTGGAACTACCTCGGCTATCTGGCCGGTGCCCTGCTGGCGATCCGCTGGCATCGCATCGCACAGATCCGCCGCTGCCTGCCGGCCGGGCTGGCCCTGCACGTGCTGACCACCCTGCTGCAGACCCAGGCCAGCGATCCCGACCTGCTGGCCGCCCTGCGCCTGGTCAACGGCCTCTGCAACGGCCTGGTGTTCGTCCAGGCACCGGCGCTGATCCTCGAATGGCTGGCCCGGCAGAACAGCGCCAGCGCCAGCGGGCTGGTCTACCTCGGCGTCGGCGGCGGCCTGCTGATCTCCAGCGCGATGGTCAGCCTCAGCGCCGACTGGCTGCACGGCCCGGCTCGCTGGTGGCCGGCGGCACTGCTCAGCCTGCCGCTGGCGTGGTGGGGCTGGCGCCAGCTGGCACGTCTGGATACCCCGGAGCACGCAGCGCCCAGCGGCCAGGCCGCCCCCAGCGGGCGGCTGCTGGATCGCAGCAGCATTCCGCTGTTCCTCGCCTATGCCGGCGCCGGGATGGGCTACATCCTGCCGATGACCTTCCTGCCGATGCTCGCCCGCCTGCAACTCGAGGCAGGCAGCTTCCTGGTCGGCGGCAGCTGGCTGCTGGTCGCCCTGGCCACCCTGATCGCGCCCTGGCTGTGGAATCGCGCCGGCGCGCGCCTGGGCGACAAGCGCGCCCTGCAGGTCAACTACCTGATCCAGCTGGCCGGCGTGCTGGCCGCCCTGCTGCTGCCCGGCGCCAGCGGCATCGTGCTCTGCGCCCTGCTGGTCGGCAGCACCTTCCTCGGCACCGTGCTACTCACCCAGCGCTTGGGACGCAGCCTACAGCCGCACCAGGGGCCGCGCATCTCGGCCGCGATGATCGCGCTGTACAGTGTCGCCCAGCTCGCCGGCCCCTGGCTGACCAGCCAGTGGCTCAACCAGGGAGGCAGCCTGCACAGCGCCTTCTGGCTGGGCGCCGGGGCGCTGGCCTGGGGGTTCGCGTGGATGCTCGCGGTGCCGGCACAGCAGCAGGCGTAA
- the bamC gene encoding outer membrane protein assembly factor BamC codes for MKQLAGLSALALIIATSSGCGWLWGEDGYFRDRSSDYLTSREAPPMQLPADVQARRLDPLLPIPAGVPTSSAQGEYEVPRPQALRATAQRSEFSLQRSGEQRWLIAQRPPAEVWPLARQFFEQAGLPIAGERAEVGELTSAWAPLPAAFRRHLDDGDDEVSVRLRIEPGVQRNTSEIFLLSNVRPEGSSASPAWPTRAVAPALDAAFLEQLLDNLDSNAGRGSSVSLLADRRFDAPNRVSLGRDGNGNPQLTLATDFDRAWSAIGRALQDADIRVDDLNRSLGVYYVNLAEGARQPDEKPGLFSRLFGGESDRDAVDARAERYQLRLTTLGSSVQVSLDKDSETVAPGDVARRVLGLLQERLD; via the coding sequence ATGAAGCAACTGGCCGGTCTTTCCGCGCTCGCCCTGATCATCGCCACCAGCAGCGGCTGCGGCTGGCTGTGGGGTGAGGATGGCTACTTCCGTGACCGCAGCAGCGATTACCTGACCTCCCGCGAGGCGCCGCCGATGCAGCTGCCCGCCGATGTCCAGGCACGCCGCCTCGACCCGCTGCTGCCGATCCCGGCCGGTGTGCCGACCTCCAGCGCCCAGGGCGAGTACGAGGTGCCGCGTCCGCAGGCGCTGCGCGCCACTGCCCAGCGCAGCGAGTTCAGCCTGCAGCGCAGCGGCGAGCAGCGCTGGCTCATCGCCCAGCGTCCGCCCGCGGAAGTCTGGCCGCTGGCCCGCCAGTTCTTCGAGCAGGCCGGTCTGCCGATCGCCGGCGAGCGTGCCGAGGTGGGCGAGCTGACCAGCGCCTGGGCGCCGCTGCCGGCGGCCTTCCGCCGCCACCTCGACGACGGCGACGACGAGGTCAGCGTGCGCCTGCGCATCGAGCCGGGCGTGCAGCGCAATACCAGCGAGATCTTCCTGCTCAGCAACGTCCGCCCCGAGGGCAGCTCGGCCAGTCCGGCCTGGCCGACCCGTGCGGTGGCGCCGGCGCTGGACGCCGCATTCCTCGAACAACTGCTCGACAATCTCGACAGTAATGCCGGGCGCGGCAGCAGCGTATCCCTGCTGGCCGACCGTCGCTTCGATGCGCCGAATCGGGTCAGCCTGGGCCGCGACGGCAACGGCAACCCGCAGCTGACCCTGGCCACCGACTTCGACCGCGCCTGGTCGGCCATCGGTCGCGCCCTGCAGGATGCCGACATCCGCGTCGACGACCTCAACCGCAGCCTGGGCGTCTACTACGTCAACCTTGCCGAGGGTGCCCGGCAGCCAGACGAGAAGCCGGGTCTGTTCTCCCGTCTGTTCGGCGGAGAGTCCGACCGCGATGCGGTCGATGCCCGCGCCGAGCGCTACCAGCTGCGCCTGACCACCCTGGGCAGCAGCGTGCAGGTGTCCCTCGACAAGGACAGCGAGACGGTCGCCCCCGGTGATGTGGCCCGCCGCGTGCTGGGCCTGCTCCAGGAGCGCCTGGACTGA
- a CDS encoding glycine cleavage system protein R encodes MSVTPPREQFLVISALGASPMELTSVLCRASQESRCNVISSRLSRHGEYSALVLQVAGSWDGLARLEGSMPALAKRHDMIINVTRSAAAEERPNALPYVVYVSAAYRPDILGELCQFFSDHRIELENMTCDTFQAPQTGAALLNATITVTLPPGTQISWLRDQFLDFADALNLDALIEPWRPQNP; translated from the coding sequence ATGTCCGTTACGCCTCCCCGTGAACAGTTTCTCGTGATCAGCGCCCTGGGGGCTTCGCCCATGGAGCTCACCAGCGTGCTCTGCCGGGCCAGCCAGGAGAGCCGCTGCAACGTGATCAGCAGCCGCCTGAGCCGCCACGGCGAGTACAGCGCCCTGGTACTGCAGGTCGCCGGCAGCTGGGACGGCCTGGCCCGCCTGGAGGGCAGCATGCCCGCGCTGGCCAAGCGCCACGACATGATCATCAACGTGACGCGCAGCGCGGCCGCCGAGGAGCGCCCCAATGCGCTGCCCTACGTGGTCTACGTCAGCGCCGCCTATCGCCCGGACATCCTCGGCGAGCTGTGCCAGTTCTTCAGCGATCACCGCATCGAACTGGAGAACATGACCTGCGACACCTTCCAGGCCCCGCAGACCGGCGCCGCGCTGCTCAACGCCACCATCACCGTTACCCTGCCGCCGGGCACCCAGATCAGTTGGCTGCGCGACCAGTTCCTCGACTTCGCCGACGCCCTCAACCTCGATGCGCTGATTGAGCCTTGGCGCCCGCAGAACCCGTAA
- a CDS encoding DUF485 domain-containing protein — MNNENVYRQIYANPRFKELVARRGRFAWLLSLVMLAAYFAFILVIAFDPKVLGIPLGPDTVTTWGIPAGLGLIFLAIALTGVYVQRANGEFDRITQEILDEAQK; from the coding sequence ATGAACAACGAAAATGTGTACCGGCAGATCTATGCCAACCCACGCTTCAAGGAACTGGTGGCCAGGCGCGGTCGTTTCGCCTGGCTGCTGTCCCTGGTCATGCTGGCTGCCTACTTCGCCTTCATCCTGGTGATCGCGTTCGACCCGAAAGTGCTGGGCATTCCGCTGGGCCCGGATACCGTCACCACCTGGGGCATCCCGGCGGGTCTGGGGCTGATCTTCCTGGCCATCGCCCTGACCGGTGTCTACGTGCAGCGTGCCAACGGTGAATTCGACCGTATCACCCAGGAAATCCTCGACGAGGCGCAGAAATAA
- a CDS encoding glycoside hydrolase family 17 protein, with product MPTFSRYLLALLCVLAALAGLWYSLGRDQHLAAAPQAGTRLQCTSYSPFDHDQSPFDLPLEIRRERMEADVALLAERFDCLRTYSVTGLEALPDIARQHGMRLMIGAWVSRDTKATREEIEGLVRTANAHPDVVEAVIVGNEALLRREISARRLVALIEEVKSRVAQPVTYADVWEFWLRHPQVGPAVDFVTIHLLPYWEDDPTGIDAALAQVEKVHARFERLYSKPIFVGETGWPSQGRQREDALPSRVNEARFIRGFIDLAEQHRWQYNLIEAFDQPWKRISEGTVGGYWGLFDAHRQDKGILAGPVSNLPDWPRWLAVSGLLLIAGLALAGRPHRPGADWQLPLLTGLGAASLGLWLQQTTLDSRHLGEWLWHGALAVLNLLVAARLLLAVNPAEHGWRARLGRWLEARAAWWLLAAGLAGAWLMLALVFDPRYRSFPSAALLLPALAYLLHPCRGPRTELGLLAVLLGIGLPPLLWQETLLNLQALGWAVVALSLLLALWRSRAPSVADTCRAAAAA from the coding sequence ATGCCCACGTTCTCCCGTTACCTGCTGGCCCTGCTATGCGTCCTGGCGGCTCTTGCCGGCCTCTGGTACAGCCTCGGCCGCGACCAGCACCTCGCCGCCGCTCCCCAGGCCGGCACACGCCTGCAATGCACCTCCTACAGCCCCTTCGATCACGACCAGTCGCCCTTCGACCTGCCGCTGGAGATCCGTCGCGAGCGCATGGAGGCCGATGTCGCGCTGCTCGCCGAGCGCTTCGACTGCCTGCGCACCTACTCGGTGACCGGCCTCGAAGCCCTGCCGGACATCGCCCGCCAGCACGGCATGCGCCTGATGATCGGCGCCTGGGTCAGCCGCGACACCAAGGCCACCCGCGAGGAGATCGAGGGCCTGGTGCGCACCGCCAACGCCCACCCGGACGTGGTCGAGGCGGTGATCGTCGGCAACGAGGCGCTGCTGCGCCGGGAGATCAGCGCCCGGCGCCTGGTCGCGCTGATCGAGGAGGTCAAGTCGCGGGTCGCCCAGCCGGTCACCTACGCCGATGTCTGGGAGTTCTGGCTGCGCCACCCGCAGGTCGGCCCGGCCGTGGACTTCGTCACCATCCACCTGCTGCCCTACTGGGAGGACGACCCCACCGGCATCGACGCCGCGCTGGCCCAGGTCGAGAAGGTGCATGCCCGTTTCGAGCGTCTCTACAGCAAGCCGATCTTCGTCGGCGAGACCGGCTGGCCGAGCCAGGGCCGCCAGCGCGAGGACGCCCTGCCCAGCCGGGTCAACGAGGCACGCTTCATCCGCGGCTTCATCGACCTGGCCGAGCAGCACCGCTGGCAGTACAACCTGATCGAAGCCTTCGACCAGCCCTGGAAGCGCATCAGCGAGGGCACGGTCGGCGGCTACTGGGGCCTGTTCGACGCCCACCGCCAGGACAAGGGCATCCTCGCCGGGCCGGTCTCCAACCTGCCGGACTGGCCGCGCTGGCTCGCCGTCAGCGGCCTGCTGCTGATCGCCGGCCTGGCCCTGGCCGGGCGGCCGCACCGCCCCGGCGCCGACTGGCAACTGCCGCTGCTGACCGGCCTCGGCGCGGCCAGCCTGGGCCTCTGGCTGCAGCAGACCACCCTCGACAGCCGCCATCTCGGCGAGTGGCTGTGGCACGGCGCCCTGGCCGTCCTCAACCTGCTGGTGGCCGCCCGCCTGCTGCTGGCCGTCAACCCGGCAGAGCACGGCTGGCGCGCCCGCCTCGGCCGCTGGCTGGAAGCCCGCGCCGCCTGGTGGTTGCTGGCCGCCGGGCTGGCCGGCGCCTGGCTGATGCTGGCGCTGGTCTTCGATCCGCGCTATCGCAGCTTCCCCAGCGCCGCCCTGCTGCTGCCGGCGCTCGCCTACCTGCTGCACCCGTGCCGCGGCCCGCGCACCGAGCTGGGCTTGCTCGCCGTGCTGCTCGGCATCGGCCTGCCGCCGCTGCTCTGGCAGGAAACCCTGCTCAACCTGCAGGCGCTCGGCTGGGCAGTGGTCGCCCTGAGCCTGCTGCTGGCACTGTGGCGCAGCCGCGCGCCGAGCGTGGCCGACACCTGCCGGGCGGCCGCAGCCGCCTGA
- the dapA gene encoding 4-hydroxy-tetrahydrodipicolinate synthase encodes MISGSIVALVTPMDAQGNLDWDSLTRLVDFHLQEGTNAIVAVGTTGESATLDVSEHVAVIRHMVKQVAGRIPVIAGTGANSTREAIELTASAKAAGADACLLVTPYYNKPTQEGLYLHHKAIAEAVAIPQILYNVPGRTACDMLPDTIARLSTVANIIGVKEATGDLARGREVLDKVSGDFLVYSGDDATAVELILMGGKGNISVTANVAPRAMSEMCAAAMRGEAEAARAINQRLMPLHQKLFCEANPIPVKFALHEMGLIPEGIRLPLTWLSQDCQEPLRQAMRQAGVLA; translated from the coding sequence ATGATTTCGGGCAGCATTGTGGCACTGGTTACGCCCATGGATGCACAGGGCAACCTGGACTGGGACAGCCTGACCCGGCTGGTCGATTTCCACCTCCAGGAAGGCACCAACGCGATTGTCGCGGTCGGCACCACCGGCGAGTCCGCCACGCTGGACGTGAGCGAGCACGTGGCCGTGATCCGTCACATGGTCAAGCAGGTGGCCGGGCGCATCCCGGTCATCGCCGGCACCGGCGCCAACTCCACCCGCGAGGCCATCGAGCTGACCGCCTCGGCCAAGGCCGCCGGCGCCGACGCCTGCCTGCTGGTGACGCCGTACTACAACAAGCCGACCCAGGAAGGCCTGTACCTGCACCACAAGGCCATCGCCGAGGCCGTGGCCATCCCGCAGATCCTCTACAACGTGCCGGGCCGCACCGCCTGCGACATGCTGCCCGACACCATCGCCCGCCTGTCCACGGTGGCCAATATCATCGGCGTCAAGGAAGCCACCGGCGACCTGGCCCGCGGTCGCGAAGTGCTCGACAAGGTGTCCGGCGACTTCCTGGTCTACTCCGGCGATGACGCCACCGCCGTCGAACTAATCCTGATGGGCGGCAAGGGCAACATCTCGGTGACCGCCAACGTCGCCCCGCGGGCGATGAGCGAGATGTGTGCCGCCGCCATGCGTGGCGAGGCCGAGGCCGCCCGCGCCATCAACCAGCGTCTGATGCCGCTGCACCAGAAGCTGTTCTGCGAAGCCAACCCGATTCCGGTGAAATTCGCCCTGCACGAGATGGGCCTGATTCCCGAAGGCATCCGCCTGCCCCTGACCTGGCTCAGCCAGGACTGCCAGGAGCCGCTGCGTCAGGCCATGCGCCAGGCCGGCGTGCTTGCCTGA